Proteins encoded by one window of Deltaproteobacteria bacterium:
- a CDS encoding radical SAM protein, with the protein MIVDLIAMEIIEKCNLYCDFCVRNARRDLKGKLSLDQFRKRIDVVKGAFPSLSQIALTGGEPFLHNQLLQFLETIKEQGSRSSITTNGTVLNPALLEKIRSLDCCHFMVSLDGPSAEIHDRIRELPGAFQKTIQFIKFIGEIDIPFFINMTVNEKNYLSAYQTCALAYDLGARDISVALVKPQGRGKPINNVSSVFVEVGRQFLLAKRDFEPEMSVSFTDPLAHIFDVSLIEEEDKIKTCGAGGSSLHIQCNGTVLLCTSCDASLGNIEVLGPRLREVVAEDRRLQCILEREPEGGIQGACGSCEFNHQCGGCRCRSSVETGFLGSDPLCPKVKSVINQESINSHLKKILEELTASNAKSPLEFERWFLDTAKHLDKISKEPSSTARWFHNFDFGKDLSIDGPLGRRDLNILKSWIRSGEISLNLSGLNILDIGPGLGKEPLLLAKLGACVDVCEESSLYRETLRYLANQFDLKISLKGASIYDLKEAMEGKYDVVYFCGVLSHLSDMIVALRITYNCLKDGGKCLLETQTSYLQTGADEFVGDSRDGFVWNNPSRLTLLELLRTVGYEDIRVIDFDKNRRLQLSATRHRPNPLPFRVGLSHSEIK; encoded by the coding sequence ATGATTGTTGATCTGATCGCCATGGAGATTATAGAGAAGTGTAATCTTTATTGTGATTTTTGCGTCAGGAACGCCCGACGCGATCTTAAAGGAAAGCTCTCCCTTGATCAGTTTAGGAAACGAATCGATGTTGTAAAAGGGGCTTTTCCGTCTCTATCCCAAATTGCTCTCACAGGAGGTGAGCCTTTTTTGCACAATCAACTTCTACAATTTTTGGAGACTATTAAGGAGCAAGGATCAAGGTCCTCAATAACAACCAATGGGACAGTCTTAAATCCTGCTCTACTGGAAAAAATTCGTAGTCTCGATTGCTGTCATTTTATGGTATCTCTTGATGGCCCGTCGGCTGAGATACATGATCGCATCCGAGAACTTCCGGGAGCCTTTCAAAAAACGATACAGTTCATAAAATTTATTGGAGAGATTGACATTCCCTTTTTTATCAACATGACTGTCAACGAAAAGAATTATCTCTCTGCATACCAAACCTGTGCATTGGCTTATGATTTGGGAGCACGAGACATTAGTGTTGCACTTGTTAAACCCCAGGGGAGGGGTAAGCCAATCAACAATGTATCTAGTGTATTTGTGGAGGTGGGAAGGCAATTCCTTTTAGCAAAAAGGGATTTCGAACCTGAGATGTCGGTAAGTTTCACAGACCCCCTAGCACATATTTTTGATGTTTCTCTGATCGAGGAGGAAGACAAAATCAAGACCTGCGGAGCAGGTGGTTCATCACTTCACATTCAGTGTAATGGCACGGTTCTTCTTTGTACAAGTTGTGATGCCTCTCTTGGAAACATCGAAGTGTTGGGACCAAGGCTACGTGAGGTGGTAGCAGAAGACAGACGGCTTCAATGTATTCTGGAGAGAGAACCTGAGGGAGGAATCCAAGGAGCCTGTGGATCTTGTGAGTTTAACCATCAATGCGGTGGGTGCCGTTGTCGCTCCAGCGTCGAAACAGGATTTCTTGGATCAGATCCCCTCTGCCCCAAAGTAAAATCAGTTATCAATCAAGAATCGATCAATTCTCATCTCAAAAAAATCCTGGAAGAGTTAACGGCTTCTAACGCGAAATCACCTCTCGAATTTGAGAGATGGTTTCTTGATACAGCAAAGCATCTCGATAAAATATCAAAAGAGCCTTCTAGCACCGCACGTTGGTTCCACAATTTCGATTTTGGCAAGGACCTTTCAATAGACGGCCCTCTGGGCCGGAGAGATCTCAATATATTAAAAAGTTGGATTCGTTCTGGTGAAATCTCATTAAATTTGAGTGGTCTCAATATACTTGATATTGGGCCAGGCCTTGGCAAAGAGCCTCTCTTGCTTGCCAAATTGGGAGCTTGTGTCGATGTCTGTGAAGAGTCTTCCCTTTATCGAGAAACCCTTCGCTACTTAGCAAACCAGTTTGATCTTAAAATCTCTTTAAAAGGCGCCTCCATCTACGATCTTAAAGAGGCAATGGAGGGAAAATATGATGTCGTTTATTTTTGCGGGGTACTCAGTCATCTTTCTGATATGATTGTTGCTTTACGGATCACCTATAACTGCCTTAAAGATGGGGGCAAGTGCCTTCTTGAAACACAGACAAGTTATTTACAAACAGGTGCCGATGAGTTTGTCGGCGATTCGAGGGATGGATTCGTTTGGAATAATCCAAGTCGTTTGACATTACTCGAATTGCTTCGGACCGTTGGCTATGAAGATATTAGGGTGATTGACTTTGATAAAAACCGGAGGTTGCAGCTCTCTGCTACACGCCACAGACCAAACCCACTCCCTTTTCGAGTAGGTCTATCTCATTCAGAAATAAAATAA
- a CDS encoding 1-acyl-sn-glycerol-3-phosphate acyltransferase, with protein sequence MGRIFRGVASIFVKIRTFCGSLLYSLENYLRSKVKMTPVNLPRTRRAIIDAVLSQDRFQEVIRNYASEQHVTEEQATSLARSYLFEIAADQNYMIFPFWESLLSWVFNGIYEGLVVDERKLEEFRRQAGSHPIVFVPNHRSHMDYLILNYLFYQHRIPMPLVCGGNNLSFWPMGPIGRKSGAFFIRRSYEGNKLYASTVQAYIEQLIRDKCFLEFFIEGTRSRTGKLLPPRMGILTHIVESYLHGAEKEILLVPTAITYDSVLEEKNYLEEHAGQMKNPENRFDLVRLTKYLKRRSGKVYIQFGETLSLKEWSQNLPHLEKREMVEKLAYQLTHTINKSFVVTPRSMVAAALLSHPQKVISERGLLEEIEPLRQYLQYKGCLFSETLLKAPSMALKESVRDLTQRHLIREIHDEDGVFYLIPEEKRPLLDFYKNGSLHFLASLATFSHLLLQNPKGAVSLTSLEEEFRFFKKLFKYEFTFSQRQPLTEHLQKITTYLEQRGMIRREDQIVYLQKTRERDVSQYATLIRNYIDAYFVAWKSWGTLGYQRIEEKEIIKWLLRKGNIYFLREKISHSESVSRFLFQNALLSFRDLGILVQEKEGWGRKKRIVYRRSREVPAETLQKMESFFDQR encoded by the coding sequence ATGGGGAGAATATTCCGTGGGGTTGCATCGATTTTCGTAAAAATAAGAACCTTCTGCGGATCCCTCCTCTATTCTCTTGAAAATTATCTTCGAAGCAAGGTGAAGATGACGCCGGTCAATCTCCCACGCACGCGACGCGCCATCATTGATGCCGTCCTCTCACAGGACCGGTTTCAGGAGGTGATTAGAAATTACGCGAGCGAGCAACATGTCACGGAGGAACAGGCAACCTCCCTTGCCCGCTCCTATCTCTTCGAAATTGCGGCGGACCAAAATTACATGATCTTCCCCTTTTGGGAATCGCTGCTCTCCTGGGTTTTTAACGGAATTTATGAAGGGCTTGTCGTCGATGAAAGAAAACTGGAGGAGTTTCGACGGCAGGCCGGCTCCCATCCAATCGTCTTTGTCCCGAATCATCGGAGCCACATGGATTATCTGATATTGAACTACCTCTTCTACCAGCATCGGATCCCGATGCCGCTCGTCTGCGGCGGAAACAACCTCTCTTTTTGGCCTATGGGACCGATTGGGAGAAAGTCAGGCGCTTTTTTTATTCGACGCTCCTATGAGGGAAATAAACTGTATGCCTCAACCGTTCAGGCCTACATTGAGCAATTGATCCGGGACAAATGTTTCCTGGAGTTCTTTATTGAAGGGACTCGCAGCCGTACCGGAAAACTCCTGCCACCACGAATGGGGATCCTGACTCATATCGTAGAGTCCTATCTGCATGGAGCAGAAAAGGAAATTTTGCTGGTCCCAACCGCGATCACCTACGACTCAGTCCTGGAGGAGAAAAATTATCTGGAGGAACATGCCGGCCAAATGAAAAATCCGGAGAACAGGTTTGATCTTGTCCGGCTAACAAAGTACCTCAAGAGACGTTCGGGGAAGGTTTACATCCAGTTTGGCGAGACGCTCTCACTCAAAGAATGGTCACAGAATCTGCCCCACCTGGAAAAGAGAGAGATGGTTGAAAAACTCGCCTACCAGCTGACCCATACCATTAATAAATCGTTCGTGGTGACTCCCAGGTCAATGGTCGCCGCTGCCCTTCTGTCACATCCCCAAAAGGTTATCTCTGAGAGGGGGCTACTGGAAGAGATTGAACCTCTCAGGCAGTATCTTCAATACAAAGGATGTTTATTCTCCGAAACACTCCTGAAGGCTCCCTCCATGGCGCTGAAGGAGTCAGTGCGCGACCTGACCCAGCGACACCTCATCAGAGAGATTCACGACGAGGACGGAGTTTTCTATCTTATTCCTGAGGAGAAGCGTCCCCTTCTCGATTTTTATAAAAATGGTTCCCTCCATTTCCTGGCCTCCCTCGCCACTTTTTCCCACCTCTTGCTTCAAAACCCCAAAGGGGCTGTTTCGCTCACTTCCCTTGAGGAGGAATTCCGATTTTTCAAAAAGCTCTTCAAGTACGAATTCACCTTTAGCCAACGCCAACCGCTCACCGAACACCTTCAAAAGATCACAACCTATCTGGAACAGCGAGGAATGATCCGGCGTGAGGATCAGATCGTCTATCTCCAGAAAACCAGGGAGAGGGATGTCTCCCAATATGCAACGCTCATCAGAAACTACATTGATGCTTATTTTGTCGCCTGGAAGTCATGGGGGACACTGGGATATCAGCGAATCGAGGAGAAGGAGATTATCAAGTGGCTCCTCCGTAAGGGAAATATCTATTTTCTGCGCGAAAAGATCAGCCACAGCGAATCGGTATCCCGTTTTCTGTTTCAGAATGCGCTCCTTTCCTTTAGAGATCTGGGTATTCTGGTTCAGGAAAAAGAGGGATGGGGACGAAAAAAGAGGATCGTTTATCGAAGATCACGGGAGGTTCCCGCAGAGACTCTCCAGAAGATGGAGTCGTTTTTTGACCAGCGGTGA
- a CDS encoding acetyl-CoA C-acyltransferase yields MSEAYIVDAVRTPRGKRNGGLSTVHPIDLAAAPLQALINRNHFDVGLVDEVIMGCVSQRGEQDNVIAREALLAAGFPESVAGYTVNRFCGSGLTAVNAAVHACLSGQEDIIIASGVEHMTRVPMDINFNMDGSLLVKRYPELISQGLSAERIADRYHFSRLILDQFSVESQHRAARAWEEQRFKQGIIPIKVKTADGQEVLVEKDEHLRPTTTVEGLAKLKPPFKPDGKIHAGNSSGIVDGAGAVLITSKRGLEKTGLKPRARIIATAQIGDDPVIMLLGPIPCTRKVLQKASLKLRDIDLYEVNEAFAPVPIAWLHDLKTEGASWERLNVNGGAIALGHPIGATGAMLVGTILDELERTDKRYGLVTLCTGLGMAVASIIERL; encoded by the coding sequence ATGAGTGAGGCTTATATCGTCGATGCAGTCAGGACACCAAGAGGCAAAAGGAATGGAGGCCTCTCAACGGTTCACCCGATTGATTTGGCAGCAGCTCCACTACAGGCCCTCATCAACAGAAATCATTTCGATGTCGGCCTCGTTGATGAGGTGATTATGGGATGCGTGAGCCAGCGGGGCGAGCAGGATAATGTCATTGCAAGGGAGGCCCTCCTTGCAGCGGGGTTCCCCGAGTCAGTCGCCGGTTATACGGTCAACCGGTTTTGTGGCTCTGGTCTCACAGCCGTTAATGCAGCCGTTCATGCCTGCCTCTCAGGTCAGGAAGATATCATCATCGCCAGCGGGGTCGAACATATGACGCGTGTCCCGATGGATATCAATTTCAACATGGACGGTTCACTCCTCGTAAAGCGCTATCCCGAACTGATTTCACAGGGACTCTCGGCCGAACGGATAGCCGATCGGTATCACTTCTCACGACTTATACTGGATCAATTTTCAGTCGAGTCACAACACCGCGCCGCCAGGGCCTGGGAAGAGCAGCGATTCAAACAGGGAATAATCCCGATAAAAGTCAAGACGGCGGACGGCCAAGAGGTTTTAGTGGAAAAAGATGAACATCTGCGTCCCACGACAACCGTCGAGGGGCTCGCAAAGCTGAAGCCTCCTTTCAAGCCGGACGGCAAAATTCATGCCGGAAATTCCTCAGGGATTGTCGATGGGGCTGGCGCTGTGCTCATCACCTCTAAAAGGGGGCTTGAAAAAACCGGCTTGAAACCGAGGGCCCGGATCATAGCAACGGCACAGATCGGTGATGATCCTGTTATCATGCTCCTGGGGCCTATCCCCTGCACACGAAAGGTGCTCCAAAAGGCCTCTCTCAAACTACGCGACATTGACCTTTATGAAGTGAATGAGGCTTTCGCCCCGGTCCCGATCGCCTGGTTGCATGACCTTAAGACAGAAGGGGCCTCTTGGGAAAGACTGAACGTGAATGGTGGGGCAATCGCCTTGGGGCATCCTATCGGCGCGACTGGAGCGATGCTGGTCGGAACAATCCTTGACGAGCTGGAAAGGACCGACAAGCGATACGGGCTTGTTACCCTCTGCACAGGACTTGGCATGGCCGTCGCCTCAATTATTGAAAGGCTGTGA
- a CDS encoding radical SAM protein produces MHPKKNTLYDLQKIDYALAHVIWKITLGCNFRCIHCGFAAGKRDPNELTLEEALDVCDQLKELQAENVVLTGGEPLLRKDWPLLAKRLSSGTDRVDKVHIVSNGWTHSDRTYEQFLDSGVSQLTLSIDGNRQVHDRVRGQGSFDRVVNAMKLANKWSFPFGVITTVHKLNLPILDELFAILSENQVVFWQLELADGVGYMDVHRDFMIAPSDLELLSNKMIEFLERSDGKMQVVPGNNLGYFTEEDRILRGDYFGGCYTGCFAGIFVMSIEPNGDIRGCPVLPKEFGEGNVRKQRIRDIWLDKNKFSYNRQWDVNSLSGFCGGCEHSLTCRGGCMASRIGAIGDLSHNLYCLYRVKKEKENGRTLELPSHPGPMNPRPQLDPYAEAVFLKGRNPDNERQTQELSSQFSPVASPQKILEINKGQMAVATTMIRREVNENGVPSTSPKTASMRK; encoded by the coding sequence TTGCATCCAAAAAAGAATACACTCTACGATCTCCAGAAGATCGACTATGCACTTGCCCATGTGATATGGAAAATCACGCTGGGCTGTAATTTTCGCTGCATCCACTGTGGCTTCGCAGCGGGGAAGCGCGATCCCAACGAGTTAACCTTGGAGGAGGCCCTTGATGTTTGTGATCAGCTTAAGGAACTCCAAGCTGAAAACGTCGTTTTGACGGGAGGGGAGCCTCTCCTTAGAAAAGATTGGCCCCTCTTGGCGAAACGACTCAGTTCCGGAACAGACCGCGTCGATAAGGTCCATATTGTTTCTAATGGATGGACGCACTCCGATCGAACCTATGAGCAGTTTCTCGATTCCGGTGTTTCTCAGCTAACCCTGAGCATCGATGGCAACCGCCAAGTACATGATCGGGTTAGGGGGCAAGGCTCTTTCGATCGCGTTGTCAATGCCATGAAGCTTGCCAACAAGTGGTCGTTTCCCTTTGGTGTCATCACTACAGTTCACAAGCTTAACCTACCCATTCTTGATGAGCTCTTTGCTATTCTCTCCGAAAATCAGGTGGTCTTCTGGCAGCTTGAACTAGCCGACGGCGTCGGCTATATGGATGTTCATCGCGACTTCATGATCGCACCTTCTGATCTGGAGCTCTTGAGCAACAAGATGATCGAGTTTCTGGAGCGGTCTGATGGTAAGATGCAAGTGGTACCAGGCAATAACCTCGGTTATTTCACCGAGGAGGATCGCATCTTACGGGGCGACTACTTTGGAGGATGCTACACCGGTTGCTTCGCCGGAATTTTTGTTATGTCGATCGAACCAAACGGGGATATCAGGGGATGTCCTGTCCTTCCCAAGGAGTTTGGCGAAGGAAATGTCCGGAAACAACGAATTCGTGATATCTGGCTAGATAAGAACAAATTCAGTTACAACCGCCAATGGGATGTTAATTCTCTATCCGGTTTTTGTGGTGGGTGTGAGCACAGCTTGACATGTCGAGGAGGCTGCATGGCCTCTCGGATCGGCGCGATTGGGGATCTTAGCCATAACCTTTACTGTCTTTACCGCGTGAAGAAAGAAAAAGAGAATGGCCGAACTCTAGAACTCCCTTCTCATCCTGGACCGATGAATCCACGCCCCCAACTTGATCCCTATGCGGAGGCGGTTTTTCTGAAGGGACGAAACCCTGATAACGAACGCCAAACGCAAGAACTCTCCAGTCAATTCTCAC
- a CDS encoding tetratricopeptide repeat protein has protein sequence MGLTLFLVYFLIDHQFSQKNRERLRYSKSIRKSPSARRIESYKSETDGLNPSEINQSLPSPPNPESSSKGAKFFKLATENTGRAIDFLEHWLLEVAPEDYSQLLAIGTWLEENQQEKVAFEVWRRLLDIDESNREILWRLVNNLQKQGRANEAQELILDQTARLENAAQKTEIYRLLAEEMMNLNGPEATIDFLKEAVNKNPGNPALATDLGLALIENKNFEEAKSLFEQQLEKDPKDPEALFGMGILQSAQGDFNKAEKYFQYNLSVNPDHLDSKFNLAELYTFDKKTNPAVAEQHYQDLLQQIPENLEAQNGLAAVYLQTGRTEQAIDLWRQLAESNPTESVVHSNLGEAYLKSGRFEEAAKASDHALVADPDNAEAYYFKALAEKEMGNQALYEQYYQQALQRNPDLGSHLP, from the coding sequence TTGGGGCTCACGCTGTTTTTGGTCTATTTTCTGATCGATCATCAATTCTCTCAAAAAAATCGGGAACGGCTTAGATATTCAAAGTCGATCCGAAAAAGTCCTTCAGCCAGAAGGATTGAATCTTACAAATCAGAAACAGACGGTCTCAATCCCTCGGAAATCAATCAATCTCTCCCCTCCCCTCCCAATCCGGAGTCATCCAGCAAGGGGGCAAAGTTTTTTAAATTGGCCACGGAGAACACTGGGCGTGCAATCGACTTTCTTGAACACTGGCTCCTGGAGGTCGCGCCGGAGGATTATTCTCAGTTGCTTGCGATCGGTACCTGGCTTGAAGAGAATCAACAGGAGAAAGTTGCCTTCGAAGTCTGGCGCCGGCTCCTGGATATCGATGAATCCAACAGAGAGATCCTTTGGCGTCTTGTCAATAACCTCCAAAAACAAGGGAGGGCCAATGAAGCCCAGGAGTTGATCCTGGATCAGACAGCCAGACTAGAAAATGCGGCACAAAAAACAGAGATCTATCGTCTCCTGGCAGAAGAGATGATGAATCTTAATGGCCCAGAGGCAACAATCGATTTTTTGAAAGAAGCGGTTAATAAAAATCCGGGTAATCCGGCTTTAGCCACCGATCTTGGCCTTGCCCTGATTGAGAACAAAAATTTTGAAGAGGCAAAATCTCTCTTCGAGCAACAACTCGAAAAAGACCCCAAGGACCCCGAGGCCCTTTTTGGGATGGGAATCCTCCAGTCGGCCCAAGGCGATTTTAACAAGGCCGAGAAATATTTTCAGTACAACCTGTCGGTTAATCCGGACCACCTTGATTCCAAGTTCAATCTCGCTGAACTTTACACCTTTGACAAAAAAACAAATCCAGCGGTTGCCGAGCAGCATTATCAGGACCTTCTTCAACAAATCCCTGAAAACTTGGAGGCCCAAAACGGTTTAGCAGCGGTCTATCTCCAGACAGGGAGGACGGAGCAGGCGATTGACCTTTGGAGACAGTTGGCAGAATCCAATCCAACGGAAAGCGTTGTTCACAGCAATCTTGGCGAGGCTTATTTAAAATCAGGCCGGTTTGAAGAGGCTGCAAAGGCGTCTGACCACGCCCTTGTGGCCGACCCTGACAATGCCGAGGCGTATTACTTTAAAGCGTTGGCGGAGAAAGAGATGGGGAATCAGGCCCTTTACGAACAGTATTATCAGCAAGCGCTCCAGCGAAATCCGGACCTCGGGAGCCACTTGCCATAA
- a CDS encoding GNAT family N-acetyltransferase, which yields MKCYIDSLGLRGGRHLSQKRVSIRHTTRQDFKAIKRLLEISFADQRQIYRPSSKAVARTAKRMPRFTYVVAIFRQTIVGTAAYFLTKKKIHISQWATHPQWQRRGIATQLVDHLEEIAIQAKVSLMTLWTVEESGNVPIFERLGFKSVEKKVSDIFQSTKGDLIHEVLMVKSIP from the coding sequence TTGAAATGCTATATTGATAGTCTTGGTTTGAGGGGAGGACGGCATCTGTCACAAAAAAGAGTTTCTATACGACACACAACAAGGCAGGACTTTAAAGCGATAAAACGACTTCTGGAGATCTCTTTTGCCGATCAAAGGCAGATTTATCGACCGAGCTCCAAAGCTGTTGCAAGAACAGCCAAAAGAATGCCCCGGTTTACCTATGTGGTGGCGATTTTCAGACAAACAATCGTAGGAACCGCCGCCTATTTTCTGACCAAAAAAAAGATTCATATTAGTCAGTGGGCCACCCATCCTCAGTGGCAACGGAGGGGAATTGCCACTCAGCTTGTTGATCATCTTGAAGAGATTGCTATTCAAGCAAAAGTATCTTTAATGACTCTTTGGACAGTTGAGGAGTCAGGGAATGTTCCTATTTTTGAACGACTTGGTTTTAAATCGGTGGAGAAAAAGGTTTCAGATATTTTTCAGTCAACTAAGGGTGATTTGATTCATGAGGTTTTGATGGTTAAGTCCATTCCCTAG